The Vibrio aerogenes nucleotide sequence GAACCATACAAAAATGTTGGAAGCCAGCAGGTTCGCAGTGCAACTTTCTATGAATGGAACCCATACTTCGACGAAAAATCTTACGCTCAGGAATTCCGTAAGAAAATGATCGCCAAAGGTGCGCCTTCAACGATTGGTATGCTGATTGATACAAGCCGTAACGGTTGGGGTGGTGCAGATCGTCCAAGCAGTGTCAGTACTTCATCTGACTTAGATACTTATGTTGATGAATCACGTATTGACCGCCGTTTACACCGTGGTAACTGGTGTAACCAGCCAGGTGGTATCGGTTATAAACCATATGCGAATCCATACCCAGGTATTGATGCGTTTGTATGGGCGAAACCACCAGGTGAATCCGATGGTATCTCTGAGTCTGACTATCAGCAAGACCCGGATGATCCAGCAAAACAATACGATTCAATGTGTGACCCTGATTCAATGAACTCAGAGCCACATACCACAGCAACTGGCGCAATGGACAACGCACCTCACGCAGGTCGCTGGTTCTCTGCTGGTTTCAAAGTATTGTTGGATAATGCTTATCCATCACTGGATGCTGCAACAGGCAAACCAGAATAATCAAATTAAAAATAGTTTGATATAAATAATTTGATATAAAAATAAGTCATAAAGCGCCAACCGGTTTTATCTGGTTGGCGCTTTCTTTTTTAAGTGTTACATCCGGAAGCTGTTTTTTGACTGGCAGTCTGTGGAATGACAACCAAATCTCTCTTCTTTAAAGCTGTCTCTTGCCTCGTGGCGATTTATTCCGACACTATTCAATTCAGGTGATTCACAGCGAATCTGCGTCATGTGACCGGCGTTATATGTAGAGCTTCAGACGTTATATTTGCCGGGAAGATTATTTGGCTAAAGATCACGTTCCTGTGATTTGAAGCATAAATATAAACGTATGGCGACAAATAAAGTCATTTTATTAACATGTTTTTGTCAATAACTGATTTTTTTAGATACATATTCAGCAAATGAAATAGAGGTTACAGTGCTTTGTTGTCTATGTGCTGAAACGCAGGTATACAAGAAATGCAACGTCTAGTTCGCTATAGGCCTTGTAAAAATAATGAATGAAACAGGCATACACAATTTTCTGCAGAATAATTCTGTCGGGTAAATTGTTTGTAAATTTAGGAGATTTTTTATGACAAGAAGACAGCGTAAATGCAATCGCATTATACCTCTTCTTTTGGCGGTCAGTGCTGCATGTGGTTCAGTCGCAGCGCAGGCTGGTTGTGAGTTTTCGGTAAATGGTGATTGGCCTGGTGGTTTCCAGGGTGCAATCAAAGTAACTAACGATGGCAGCACTGATGTCAGCTCATGGCAGGTTGGAGTGAACTTTGCTGATGGGTCAACAATTCAAAATCTTTGGGGAGCAGACCTGACAGGTTCAAACCCATATGTTGCTAAAAATATGGGCTGGAACGGTACCATTCGTCCGGGTCAAAGTGTTGAAATCGGCTTTATCGGTGTCAAAAGTAATGCAAGTGCGGCGGCTCAGGCGCCTGAATTAACAGGTGAACTTTGTGGCACGAGCGGAGATACAGGCGGAACAACACCTCCTGCAACTGAAAATCATGCACCAAGTGCTGATCTTTCTGCGCTGGTGACTTCCGGAACTGTACCACTCAGTGTTGACTTCAATGCTGCGGGTTCATCTGATGAAGATGGTGACTCTCTGACTTATACGTGGGATTTTGGTGACGGTGTCACTGATGCGGGCGAAAATGTCAGTCATACATTCACTGAAGCGGGTGACTATACTGTGAAGCTGACAGTGAGTGACGGTACATTAAGTGATTCAGCCATGACAGTCATTCATGTTGCCGATGAAGCAGGTAATACTGCACCATCAGCAAAAGTTTCAGTCACTGCCCGTCAGGGTACAACACCATTAGAAGTTACATTTGATGCTTCTGCTTCAAGTGATCCTGAAGGTGATGCTTTAACTTACAGCTGGAACTTTGGTGACGGCAGTACTGGTACTGGTGTTTCACCAAGTCATACTTATACACAAGCAGGTACATTCACTGCAAAAGTTACAGTGAGTGATGGTAACCTGACCAGCACTGCATCAGTCACAATTAAAGTCACTGATGAAGATTCTAAAAATGAAATCACCCGTGTTGACAACCCATTTGCTGATGCAACATGGTATGTGAACCCAGAGTGGGCTGCAAAAGCGAAAGCTGACGGTGGCTCTGCAATTGCCGGTCAAAACACATTCGTCTGGATGGACCGTATTGCGGCAATTGAAGGCACTGACTCTGCAATGGGCCTGAAAGCTCATTTAGATAATGCGCTGGCACAGGGTGCAAACCTGTTCACTGTTGTTATCTATGACCTGCCAAACCGTGACTGTCGTGCACGGGCATCAAATGGTGAACTGACCATTGCTGATGGTGGTATGGACCGTTATAAATCTGAATATATCGATCCAATCGCAGCTATTTTAGCTGATCCTGCATACAAAGATATCCGTATCGTTACATTGATTGAGCTGGATTCTCTGCCAAACCTTGTGACCAATATCGATGTACCTAAGTGTAAAGAAGCTGCTGGTGAAGGTGGTTATAAAGAAGGTATCACTTACGCTCTGAATGCGTTCTCACCACTGAAAAACGTTTACTCATATATCGATGCGGCACACTC carries:
- a CDS encoding glycoside hydrolase family 6 protein; this encodes MTRRQRKCNRIIPLLLAVSAACGSVAAQAGCEFSVNGDWPGGFQGAIKVTNDGSTDVSSWQVGVNFADGSTIQNLWGADLTGSNPYVAKNMGWNGTIRPGQSVEIGFIGVKSNASAAAQAPELTGELCGTSGDTGGTTPPATENHAPSADLSALVTSGTVPLSVDFNAAGSSDEDGDSLTYTWDFGDGVTDAGENVSHTFTEAGDYTVKLTVSDGTLSDSAMTVIHVADEAGNTAPSAKVSVTARQGTTPLEVTFDASASSDPEGDALTYSWNFGDGSTGTGVSPSHTYTQAGTFTAKVTVSDGNLTSTASVTIKVTDEDSKNEITRVDNPFADATWYVNPEWAAKAKADGGSAIAGQNTFVWMDRIAAIEGTDSAMGLKAHLDNALAQGANLFTVVIYDLPNRDCRARASNGELTIADGGMDRYKSEYIDPIAAILADPAYKDIRIVTLIELDSLPNLVTNIDVPKCKEAAGEGGYKEGITYALNAFSPLKNVYSYIDAAHSGWLGWDSNFDPAVNLIAGVVTGTDAGWDSIAGFITNTANYTPTVEPYLQEPYKNVGGRQVRSATFYEWNPYFDEKSYAQEFRKKMIAKGAPSTIGMLIDTGRNGWGGSERPSSASSSSDLDTYVNDSRIDRRLHRGNWCNQPGGIGYKPYANPYPGIDAFVWAKPPGESDGISEADFQKDPDDPAKQYDSMCDPDSMNSEPHTTATGAMDNAPHAGRWFSAGFKVLLDNAYPSLDAATGKPE